Sequence from the Pontibacter pudoricolor genome:
CTTCAACATAGATCTCATTTATCTCGCCACTGATAGGAGCTGTAATGCGTGTCTTCGTTAAGCGCTGACGTGCAGCTACCAACTGTGCCTGCGTAGACTTGGCAGCCAGACGGGCATCTTCCAGCTGGCGCTGTGTGATCGCATCGCCGGCAGCCAGGTTTTCGAAACGCTCCAGGTCACGCTTGGCTTTCTCGGCGTTGGTTTGTGCTGTAGCCAGGTCAGCTGACATGGTATTGCTCTCAACCTGCGCCAGCAGTTCGGCTGCTCTTACTTTGTCGCCTTTGCGCTTTAGTATGCTCTTTATCTGGCCGGTAGTTTCAGATAAAAGTGTCAGGCTCTGGATAGGAGCGAAGTTACCCTGTGCGGTAAAAGACTTGTCTAATTTCTCTGTTTTAACTTGCGTAACTGCAACCGGGATGGCATCGCTTTTAATGTCAGCTACTGCAGCATTGGCGGCCATCTGTTCTTTGTTGTTCATCAGTTTAAAACCAATAGCGGCCAGCACAACAAGCACAAGTACGATATAAATTACCTTCTTCATTTTAGTATTTGGTGTATGTCTTAGTTAGATAGTGATTCGAGGTTTCCTTTTGCTTTCAGATAGCTCAGCTGGGCGATCTGGTATTTAAGCCTTTCGTTGTTCAGGTTTGTCTGGGCTTCGCGCAGGGCGGTTTCTGCATTCAGCAGGTCGCTTAGCGGTGCCAGGGCTTC
This genomic interval carries:
- a CDS encoding efflux RND transporter periplasmic adaptor subunit; this translates as MKKVIYIVLVLVVLAAIGFKLMNNKEQMAANAAVADIKSDAIPVAVTQVKTEKLDKSFTAQGNFAPIQSLTLLSETTGQIKSILKRKGDKVRAAELLAQVESNTMSADLATAQTNAEKAKRDLERFENLAAGDAITQRQLEDARLAAKSTQAQLVAARQRLTKTRITAPISGEINEIYVEVGSYLSMGTKLYDIVNVDKLKLKIKASEGEVLLINKGDKVTVKADAGAGQEYEGVVTAIAAQADPTLKFDVEVEVKNAADNNLRAGMYGTAYFKVDDQREAMLLPRQAIVGSIQNPSVYVVNNGVANMRKVKVGVVTQDKVEILEGVQPGEQVVQSGQINLREGIKVTLLK